Below is a genomic region from Cydia strobilella chromosome 1, ilCydStro3.1, whole genome shotgun sequence.
CTCTTTATAACTTTGAGGAACTCTGGGTCCTCTGGTTTGATGTAATTCACATTCCTTTTTCTATTAGCCATAATGCTGACTGGCAGTTAATAACAACTATGTCTGGTACCTATAATGAGGTACATTTACATTCAAGTCGAATGATTTATACTTTTAGAACataacacattattattttgactgaaactaaaataaatcaatCCAGCAATGAAGATAACCTTGAACCAAGCTTCGCAAGCttgattttttttcattgaaACGTCAAAAATTTGGCACAGATAGTGAAAATGAGGAGTGACATTTTCGGAACAATGTGAGAATGTTCAggggtataaaaataaaaaataaaaccaagggtgcgaaactcctcgcttcgggcaaacggCTCCGGTTTGGCTcagccatgaatctagtataactggatcgggcatGAGGGTGTAAAGCCTGACACAAAAAAAGCGtgatatatgatcacgcgccatgttgcggaatttcaccggaactaattttttcatactatactgaactgtctcTCCACTTTGAAAACcttaaatagccgaaagggatagtgccatatattagaaagggataacatgattcgaccctgaaccgctgtcaaacttcgctTTTATAGGAAGTGTTTAGTGGCGAAGGGTACTTTATCATTTGTTATTAAGTAATATTGCCCTTTTGCGTTTCGATCGACGTTCTCTCCCATATATGTCTGCTGTGTACATTCtgtgttatttaaaaattcCGTCCAACTTTTGCTTCGGCAAGCAGGAAAACCAGTAGGATTATCAATGGATTCGGAAAAGTACATGTGGGCTCTCGAATGACTACAGGTCTCTGGAACTTTACGAACAAACATTACctaataaaatcattaaaaaaaatgtacatagtagtagataaaacttaaaataaatatgttcaaAATAATGTTACCGAAGAGAAAAAACATACTGTCACACCCAGGTTGTGGTGATTCACCGCTGTTTGGGTAAAAATCAGCATGCCCACTGTTAGCTTTGACGCTCAGGGCTCCACTGCACGTGTGTATTACGTCTACAAACACCGCGTCTGATGAGTCCAGGATCGACGCGCTCGGTTTCTTTGGATCCTCGAAGAGAGGTCGTGCTGGATCAAGGCCTGAAGATATAAGATAATTAAGTTATGTGGGGCTAGTCAGTGTGAATGCCTCTATTCTCATGTGTTCGCTAATGTAAAAATCTGTTctgttagtattttttattctaaattACCCACTCTTGAATAAATCATTTAAGGAGTTTTCGGAATTCATAATTACCGGTGACTCTTCCCACTGTCACATTAGTTTCGACGCAGCAACCCTCATCAAGTGTGCTCCGAGGCTATGTCCGATTAAATGCAATCTGTCGCCGGAAATATTGTACAGTTCGCAAAACGCATCTAAAAATTGTCCAACACGTGCCCCCACTTGCCCTGTGCTCTCCACTACAAACGGATAGATATAGTATTTCGCCGTATCACTCCAGTCCACAGTTATTACTGCCATatctttatttttcaagtaagcaTCCTTGATGCTCATGACCCTGCCGCCTTCGGCAGATGATCTCCAACCGTGTGTTACCAATTTTACCGGTTTATTAGACAACAGTCTGGTCATGTTTGTACCCCTGGGTGGCTGTGCTAATTCGTTTAGATTCGTGTGAATGGATAATCCCCTGAGAACAATTCCAAAATAACAATACTATAAAAAGCGGAGGTATTAAATCTACAACAGAACACAAGGAagcaaaatatatttacaccgGGGGCAACAAAACTTAGGATTTAAATGGTCCCTGAAATTTCATTTGGTGAAAACCCACATTAACCACCCAATGATTTAATTTCTTCAGTTGCAAGGTCACTGTGAGGTTTCGAGGTATACGAACCTTATGTACAATCTGTATTGAATTTCCATATATTGCCCTGTACGCAACTGTCTCCGATCAGTCGCGGTCAAATTAACGAAATGAGGTATATATGCCATCTCCATCTGGGAAGTAAACCCACTCCGTTCCGTAGCCAGGGTAGGATTTGGAGCTGTGATTGGGTCCTCCATAGGTGTTTACTCCAACCATCCACATTTCATCTGCAGTAGGTACATTAACAGGATTAGATTTGAGTATCATCATTTCAGCCAAATGACGAACATTGCTGGACATACATTCCGCAACGATCGCTACAATACCATGTGGTAACATGCGTCggcatataaatattaatatgaaGGTCTTCGGCTAACTAGGCCAGAACTGAATGTAAACTTGTGATGTGATatatgcattattattattatttttgcctCGTAACTACTTAATGTACTTAAACACAGAAGGATATTACCTTCATCGATACGTTTTGCGTAGTAAACGCACGTCAACTGCAATATGGACAAAAGTTTTCAGTAATAATTCAACTGAAGTTTCCattttcaaaacacacacgTCTTAGCACAGCTACGCGTTATCTCGgtcgtaaataaataacaagtttaaATCATGGTTGATGAATTTAACAAcactataaattataaactaccTAATTGAGAACtactatttgtatgaaattctcgaagtaattatttgttaataattttcgTAGTTGGTACTACGAGCGAGGTTATACCCACATAGCCTAGACTCGTATCCAGTTTCAATACGAGAAGGGGCAATTTCTTATGTGTCGGGCATCTTCGCTTGTAACTATATACAGTACATCCAATACGGTTCCAAGGACCACTTTATAGAAGACTGTAGGTTTTTAACCTAATAAAATGGACAACATTAAGCACTTTCTATTTAATAACATCTTAGATCAATACACAGAACAAACTAGGAAATTAATTACAGCAtagaaacataatatattacatttaaagtCCGTTCGGCGCAACGGGCGATAGATCGTCCCTACCACCGCGCCGCGTTCATCACTCGTGGGCAACACCCGAGCAATTTGTTATAATATaagaaataattgtaaatatttgttaACAAGTAATACGTTTTATTGCTACCTACAGTGAACTGCAGAGGTATTTGACCCCCTGCGTACAAATTTACATGCAGAGGGAGTCAGATGTCGCGCGTcgctgcagctgactgtacatagcaGATGTAATAATACTAACAATCATCATCAAGCTAACAGAAAATAAGAACCAACGAGGTCTGCGACACTATGGAAACCTCAATGAAagcaaaaaatatacatactccTCAATGTGAATGGGTTAACTCCTCTAGGAACTAGAAGAGCCACGTGCAACTTACGAGCCGCGGCAGCTCACAACTACTCACAAGCTGCACGTGGCTCTTCTAGTTACTTCACCCCTGGGTGCCCCGGTATACTCTGAACAAGAAACTACTAAGCAGATGTATAATTAATGGTCTGAGCCATGATGAGCAGAGCGCCCGCAACAATTTTTGGCATCTATACTTTATAAGTACTTGAtagaataatgtaaaaaaaataaggtgTATATAGTTAATCCATTTTCGGTACGGAAAAACGATCGATATTCGCATTGTTGCGGACACGTCATTGTCTAAATAGAAAAGTGACGTAACCCCGCAATGTTAATTTCCACTAATTTAAGTGGTATTATTCATCAAATTTAGGATTTTTATGCATGAAATATCAGCCTTTATGCATTctttatgaaaataatattattgttttcaaACGTACAGTTTTGGCGCTTAGTAGCGATATTAAGAGATCCCATAGCGACACTGATGGTCCAGAAATCACAAGTAAAGCCACGTCACAcggcaccattttttttttacttttgtttctgtttattatttaatagtaaatcaaaaatattatgttttttatatgttttcgtataaatttataacacatttattttatattactttaatttCATGTTTAACGAGTGTATTACAAAACGAAAATAACCATAGACAAAAGTAATGCGCCATGTAAGTACGCTTTTTCAAGCTTCATGAAAACAACGGACTATGAAGTGTGTATGGAAGTGCGTTAGACTGATTGCGCCGCAAATTACTTTCTAGGTAAGGTTTGTAcggttatatttttattaattttttaataagtttacgGGAAACTATTTTCATCCGCACCCAATACTGATATACACTTTTCAGAAGAATCAGAAGTAGTTTGTTGTATGACATACAGGGTGTGTGCtccttattttctaattttactGCAAAACAGTTTTTGCAAGATATCTAAGCCTAATGTTAAGTTTGGTTTATGTATTTCTTAGCAATATTGCCTTCGATagtatataaaaacacttatatGACGTATCATTAAAGTATTGGTAGTGAAAAGAGGTTATAAGATTTTGTTCTCTAAAATTCTACTTTTATGTATTTCAGTGTGGCACGAGGTGAGGCATGAATGTGAATAAACCAGCCtgatttggttattaataagAGAAACGaagacaaaacattttttttcgagATCACAATGACAACTTTAGAGCAACAAGCTTCCAAACTTTTGGATTTTAACCAAAAGCTAGACATTACTTTACTGGACAATATCGTGGGATGCCTGTACTCAACCGTAGGAGAGCAGCAACGCATCGCTCAGGACATTCTGACCACACTTAAAGAACACCCCGATGCCTGGACTCGGGTTGATACAATTCTGGAGTTCTCACAGAATCAGGAAACAAAATACTATGCTTTACAAATATTAGAACAAGTGATACAGACGAGATGGAAAGTTCTCCCGAGAAATCAATGTGAAGGAATAAAAAAGTACATTGTGGGTCTCATTATAAAGAACTCATCCGATCCTGTCACTATGGAAAGCAACAAAGTATTTTTGAAAAAGCTTAATTTGATTCTGATTCAAGTTTTGAAAAGAGAATGGCCTCACAACTGGGAAACATTCATTAGTGATATTGTGGGTGCCTCGAAGACCAACGAAAGCCTTTGCCAAAACAACATGGTGATCCTCAAGCTCCTGAGTGAGGAAGTTTTTGTGTTCAGTACCGGCCAGCTCACTCAGACTAAAACCAAACATCTGAAAGATACCATGTGTTCGGAATTTAGCCAAATATTCCAGCTCTGTCAATTTGTACTTGAGAATTCACAAAATGCCCCACTTGTGGAAGCCACGCTTCACACTCTATTAAGATTTTTGAATTGGATCCCATTAGGCTATATTTTTGAGATGAAACTCATAAGCACACTAATATTTAAGTTCCTCAGTGTGCCGCTGTTCAGAAATGTGACCCTGAGTTGCTTGACTGAGATTGCAGGTGTTACTGTTAGCAATTACGAAGATCAGTTTGTTGCCCTGTTAGTGCAGACGATGGACCAGCTGGAGACTATGCTGCCACTCACCACTAACATCCGTGATGCATATGCTGCTGGACGTGATCAAGAACAAGTGTTCATCCAAAATCTTGCTCTGTTTCTTTGCACCTACTTGAAGGAGCATTGTCAACTTATTGAAAGACGAGGATTGACCAATACGTTGATGAATGCCTTGCGCTATCTTGTGTTGATTTCAGAAGTGGAAGAAGTAGAAATTTTCAAGATCTGTCTGGAATTTTGGAATTCCTTAGCTGCTGATTTGTACAAAATTGCCCCCTGCTCCCAATCATCAAATCTAGTTCTGGGCAAAAGTATGGGCAGGAAAGCTCTCTATGCTGATGTACTAAGCAGCGTGCGCTACATCATGATCTCGAGGATGGCCAAGCCTGAGGAGGTCCTAGTGGTTGAGAATGAAAATGGTGAAGTAGTGAGGGAGTTTATGAAGGATACAGATTCtatcaatttgtataaaaatatgagAGAAACGCTAGTGTACCTTACTCATTTGGACTACCAAGATACAGAACGGATTATGACAGAGAAATTGCAAGCTCAAGTGCATGGCTCTGAGTGGTCTTGGAAGAATCTGAATACATTGTGTTGGGCCATTGGGTCCACATCTGGTGCAATGATGGAAGAGGACGAGAAGCGCTTTTTGGTAGTGGTGATTAAAGAATTATTGGGTTTGTGCGAACAGAAAAAGGGCAAAGACAATAAGGCTATAATTGCTAGCAACATCATGTATGTTGTGGGACAATACCCGCGCTTCCTCAGGGCTCACTGGAAGTTCCTGAAAACTGTTGTAAATAAACTTTTTGAATTCATGCACGAAACTCACGACGGCGTTCAGGATATGGCTTGTGATACGTTTATTAAAATTGCGTTGAAATGTCGTCGCCACTTTGTGACCACACAGGTTGGCGAAGCATGCCCATTTATTGAGGAGATTTTGAGCACAATCAGTTCCATTATCTGTGACTTGCAAACTCTTCAAGTTCACACTTTCTATGAGGCTGTTGGATACATGATTAGCGCACAAGTGGATCAAGTTGCCCAGGAGCAATTGATTGAAAAGTACATGTGTCTGCCCAACCAGGTGTGGGATGATATAATTTCCCAGGCGTCCCATAATGTGGATATTTTGAAAGACCCTGAGGCCGTCAAACAGTTGGTCAGCATCCTTAAAACAAACGTGCGCGCATGTCGCGCTCTCGGGCATCCATATGTGGTGCAGCTTGGCAGAATATATCTTGACATGCTGAACGTCTACAAAGTAATGTCAGAAAACATAAGTCAAGCAATTGCACTA
It encodes:
- the LOC134744574 gene encoding exportin-1, whose amino-acid sequence is MTTLEQQASKLLDFNQKLDITLLDNIVGCLYSTVGEQQRIAQDILTTLKEHPDAWTRVDTILEFSQNQETKYYALQILEQVIQTRWKVLPRNQCEGIKKYIVGLIIKNSSDPVTMESNKVFLKKLNLILIQVLKREWPHNWETFISDIVGASKTNESLCQNNMVILKLLSEEVFVFSTGQLTQTKTKHLKDTMCSEFSQIFQLCQFVLENSQNAPLVEATLHTLLRFLNWIPLGYIFEMKLISTLIFKFLSVPLFRNVTLSCLTEIAGVTVSNYEDQFVALLVQTMDQLETMLPLTTNIRDAYAAGRDQEQVFIQNLALFLCTYLKEHCQLIERRGLTNTLMNALRYLVLISEVEEVEIFKICLEFWNSLAADLYKIAPCSQSSNLVLGKSMGRKALYADVLSSVRYIMISRMAKPEEVLVVENENGEVVREFMKDTDSINLYKNMRETLVYLTHLDYQDTERIMTEKLQAQVHGSEWSWKNLNTLCWAIGSTSGAMMEEDEKRFLVVVIKELLGLCEQKKGKDNKAIIASNIMYVVGQYPRFLRAHWKFLKTVVNKLFEFMHETHDGVQDMACDTFIKIALKCRRHFVTTQVGEACPFIEEILSTISSIICDLQTLQVHTFYEAVGYMISAQVDQVAQEQLIEKYMCLPNQVWDDIISQASHNVDILKDPEAVKQLVSILKTNVRACRALGHPYVVQLGRIYLDMLNVYKVMSENISQAIALNGVAVTKQPLIKNMRIIKKEALKLISGWVSRSTDNTMVLENFIPPLLDAVLLDYQRTAVPDAREPEVLSCMAAIVYKLGGHITSEVPKIFDAVFECTLEMINKDFEEYPDHRTEFFLLLQAVNTNCFKAFLSIPPAQFKLVLDSIIWAFKHTMRNVADTGLQILHRLLQNVEQHPQAAQSFYQTYLCDILEHVFSVVTDTSHGAGLTMHATILAYIFSLVEAGRVTVPLGPTPDNVLYIQDYVANLLKTAFSHLTDNQIKITVQGLFNLDQDIPAFKDHLRDFLVQIREYTGEDDSDLYLEERLFSLRQAQEEKRRVQLSVPGMLNPHELPEEMQD